Below is a genomic region from Gasterosteus aculeatus chromosome 2, fGasAcu3.hap1.1, whole genome shotgun sequence.
AACAAGTTATACACCTAAAGTAtaatgttgtttgtattgtatatttttCCTATTATCAAAAAAATCCCATGGAAGAAGTTAATTTGTTGATCAGTACAACCAGTTTTGTCTCTGTAGCTAAAGCCTGATGGAGCTTATTCCTCTGTGCCATAGAGCTCCattgttaaaacaaataaaaatgcaataaaatacacCCATGAGCCTGACTGTTGCCCTCGATCACATGTTCCTTTATTACGATGACCATGGACCCTGTAGTTACTGAGTCAAACAAACGCGCTATTAACTCCTACTAAAGCAGTATGTAAGCTCACAGGTATGAACAAATGTCAATAAGACATGATGGGGGGGttctaatatatttatttaaaaactcaTTGAACCACCGTCCTTGGTGCATTGCATTGTTTGAGATTATTTAACATTGAAAGCATATTCAAATCAAGCACATTTGTCAGTTTTCAAGTGTGAACACCTTACAAACAAGAAAATCTCCCTATATTCATTTTTGCTCCTTCAATAACAATCCAGTGGTTGTCCAGCGTTTTATTTTCGATCTAAGGTTAAATTAAgaattttttattgttttaaacatCGGAATCTCTTTCCCATCTGTCCACCCCTTTATGAGCTTTATCCTTGTGTTCAAAGAGGCGTTTCGTCTCTCCATTCAAAGGGTGATTTCTAGTGATCCACGAGGGCGTCATTGGTTTTCCCTTGAATAGGACACGTAATTAGCTTTTGTTTCATGGAGGGAAGTGTGGTTAGTTGTTTACCTCATAGAGCTGCACCCACAAAGTCAAGTTAGACTAGTTGGAGGTTATTTACTGTCCTGTTTAAAGGCGTCCCATTCAGCTTACGCTACGTCATGCATTATTACTGTGATATTAAAAAACGTTGTTTTTGCAATTTCACTTGACCATCTTCAAATGGATTCCTACAACATTCTTGCAAAATTTTGGCTCAGCCTTTTAATTCAATAAGagcaaaaaaagtaattattaaTTATCACGCTAAATTTATTTTTCCGACTTTTTGTTGAAGGTTTCTTTTCACGTGTGAATCACGTCATTCACATGGACAGACGCACGTATACACCCATTTGAAGACCCCCTATACCGAGCAGCACCACGGAGCAGTGGAGAAGGCCTCTCCTGAGACACTGGATGCGGTTTGAACCACCAGAGGGCACCAGCGGTTCAGCTGAAACCTTCACAGGCACAACGAGTCAGTGTAAAAACACAGAGAGATGCTTAATAACTCGCCTTTGAGTTTTTAGTGGCAGAGTTAATAATCATATAATAATTTATACCtatgataataatattaattgtgtaataataataataataatgttctgatatttctatttttgtttaTAAGTTAAAAGGAAGCTATTTTCGTATACATAAATTAAATACAAGCTAAGACCTGTTCTCCACTTCAGTGTGGAGTACTCCTGAAATAATGCTGAAACTATTACTACATAATAAACCTTGATTAGTACTTATTTCTCGACAAACATTTGAACTTTTAGCGGGAATCCCACAGGAGTGTTTACATTGACATTAATAATAGCTTAGTTCTGTATCCCAGTTGTTTGACATGTGAAAATCAAGCTACTAAAGcttacaaataaatacaatcttATATTATTACTACTTCTTAAGCATATGTAATTATTTGTCTTGTtctatatatattcatatatactcAACACTACTTTTGAAGAGAACAACCAGTCGGACTACATAAGGTTCCATATAAGAAGATTGTTTTAGAAGCATTCAAAGATAGATGAGCTCTGATAGTTATTCATTACAGATTCAGCTCATTATTAAtcaaaaatgtgaatatttggttctaagttaagttaagttatttTTAACGGGTGAAATCTTGGAATCTATCCTTATTTTCCCCGCAGATAGTTATTCTGACATTTATTTGCGTATGCATGGAGATAACTGCCAGGTGTTATACTACGAGAATACTATTGGGAGTTTAAGGAATGTTTGTAGCCTCTCAATAATGAGCCAAATCTTTCCATAACCACTTGTAATGCCCTGAGAAAACAATCTCTGACCCAAGTTATAACGAGATCTATCTATTACCAGATGTAATGTAACTTACTGGACTTTTTGATATGGTTGATTATATCATAGTTAGGTAAATATCCTTTGGACCGTTGCCACAGTGTCTACAGGTTGCCTCAGTGATTTACTTTCCCACTGTTAATCAAGCATGATGTTATTATATTTTAGATAGCACATAAGCCACGACAGTGACGGATCTTGAGATGTAACATTCAGCAACACTCAAAAGGATTTTGTATTATCATATTCTGTAATTTAATATAGGACCGCTCTCAGAGATAGTGCTGGATAAAGTTTGCTAAAATACGACTTTTATAGCCATCTAGTAGACTAATTGCCATTTTTGGTCCACAGtggctgttttgttgtttgttgtttgttttttttaacaccaaaACAGCATTCATTAACGTGTCCAATTCCTAGAGAATCTCTAGTTTATCGGCTGTTTTTCTAAACAGTCCCCATTTTTCAGACGCATAGGTGAATTCTTTTTGCCGTCCCAACTGTAAACACAGTGACAGTCTGCATGTTGATGATTTAAGTGGATTCACACTGGCACTCATAAAATCCTGAATTAAATGCAATGGATTAATCAGTGTTACAAAGGAGTTGTGTTACAAACATCTGCCGCTTCCTTTCAGACTGTGTAGACGGGCGAGGCAGCAGTCAGAGACACCATCGAGCCcgtctcaaagtcaaagtcaattAGAGTATGTGTGATGGTGCTgccgctgctggtggaggaacCCGTCTCCATCCGGCGCTCCTGAAGGCTCTGGAGGTAACTCTGAAAGCCAGACGGGAGAACGACACGTTGACATTGTGGTCACGTACAAATAATCAACAAGAAGGTAATCGATGAGCCCAATGGTTCAAATGATTTGTGTCGTTCTGCAGTTTAAGATGCTCATATTGATAATGTAGTGCTATATAAAGGCACCAATagccacatttaaatgaatggtgATGTTGCGAGGCTATATGAAGATGTATTTGCTTATAATTCCAATCGCAGAGAAAAATAGGATATTGTTATTAAATTATATGATTTACTGAAACTCAAAGTACCAAAATTCACCATCCGGCTTTGTGGTAGGAGTTTGTGGTAACTAAGAGAAAAGATGAATGGGATGAAAGCTGAATGATTTGTTTACTTACCGGTGCCAGGACGTCCCCGGCGTAGCGTTTCAGCGGGGGAGGCCTACACCGACGATGATATCTTCTCCTTGACTCTCTATATCTGTGGTTCTTAATATTTCTCTTGTATTTTTTGTGTGCGGCTGGGAAGCGTCCGAAAGGGAGTAAAAGAAATCATGAGTATCTGACATCACAAGAGGAGGTTTTGAGCTCATTCAACATGAAGAAAAAGCATTGAATGTATCAGCAGTGCAGATGGAATGTATAACTCACCATCTTTGTGTGATGCTCCTTTGGCAGTAAACCCCCGCTGCACCAACACACCTGCCAGACCCAAAAGGGGCCAGATCCCCACGATCACCCAGTCAAACCGGCAGAGTGGACTCGGGGCAACTTGGCAAAACAGGTCATACACCTGATCTGGCAGCGTGAACGTCCCCACGAGATAATCCACGCAGAGCGTCACGGTGCCGGCTCCAAGCACAGATGTGTAGATGACGGTGAACAGCTTCTGCCaccggagagagaggagagccgcGAAGAGGCTGGCAGCCAGAGCCACAGCGACCAGAGGCGCCCACGCCGGGCCGAGGCCGTGAAGCTGCCCGACGACCACCAGGGTGGCGAGAGACAGCAGGCCCCCCAGTTGCAGCCCGCTGAGGAGGAGTCCTAGCGTGGACACCAGCGTGGTCATCAGGCCGCAGAGGACACCCACGGCCAGGCTGATCCCGGCCCTGGTCTCTGACCTGAGCCGGGCGTCCAGCAGGGGCTCACTGTGGTGCAGCAAGGGAACGGCCGTCGCGCCGAACATGAAGCCGGAAATGAACATGACCATCTTGAAGAAGCGGAATCCTGACGGAGCAGAATTGAGAACaggcttgatttaaaaaaagaaaataaaagtgctTGTTCATCCGTTCAATCGTAATGTTACATCATTTTAGAACAGAAGGTGAAGGAGGAAACTGCACAGCTTTTAGTTTAGATAAGACATTTGCTTACATTTCACAAGTGTGTGGCGTTGGATTGATTCTAAAGGCCACCATTGGTGTACATTGCAGGTTTGTTACCACTGCTGCAGTACTTTCTTCATTTGAACTTTTACCCGGAAATCATCCATGTTTTTAATGGAAGGaacattgttttttcaaagCTCTGACATCAGGTTAATACTGAAAAGTACTTTTTCTCTAAACCATTTCCAGTCATAATATTTTTTACAGGCAACACTGTTATAGTAACTGGGGACATAGACTTAACGCATCACACAGTGATTTAGGTCCATAGGACAAACTTCTCCTAATCAGTTTGTGTTTATTGGATTTTTGtccacatattttattttttaaaacagaaagTTATTCTGAACTCTTTTTTCATAGTATCGGTTTTTAGGGGTAGTGCCATCGGGGTCAAATCTCCCGCACACCATTGATACTAAATATAAGGCGTTACAGACGGCCCTTATCTGCGAGAAAATAAAACCCACAGCGCCAGAACTAACACTGTGAAACCACTGAGGTGTTGAGCAGTAGAACAGGTGGCACTTTATCAGTGCTGCTTTTCCACTTTAGGCAGAGGACGACCCATCTGTCCCTGTGCTTATCCACCGTAACACACAGACAGCTTTCAGACACCTGCAAATGTAGGTTTAAGCCGTCGTATGACCCGATGAAGAGTACAAACAAAGTTCCAGCAGTGACATGTTGAATTCAATGTTTACGTCTAGTTTTTGTTTCCGTTGTCATGAATACATACCGAAAAACGTGAAGATGAGGCCGAACGAAAGGCAAACAGAGCAGACGAGGGATGAGATGATCTCATACTTGATATTAATCTCAAGCGTACATATGTTCACATCAACCATGCCGGTTCCTGGCTCCTCAGTACCATAGAGCGAAGTGAGAGCCATCTTGGAGGATTACTGGTTCTATTGCTTTGTGCAGGTTGGTCTTTGTTCATTAAAGGACGATGATCAGAACATCTTGCGTGTGGTGTTCAGGGACGGAGGAAACTCCTGAATGAAGCACTAATCTGCTTCCTGTTGTGCACCTGCAAAAAGACAAGAGTGTTTTTcaagtttccatggcaacataGAGTCAGCTCTTTTATGTTTATATATCTTTGATATTTATGAACATCTATATTTAATGGGaaagcacatttctttttcCCACATTCACTATTTCTAATTTACCAATTTCCTTTTCAGGAACCATAGAAGGAAGCCGGGGATCCTCTCTGACTTGAATGTCTTTCTGTCCTAGTTCTTTTGTTAAAGAACGGAATACAGCCCAGGAAATGACCCTTGTGACTTGATGCTATCGTCATACAGGTTTAATGTTATAAGTGTGTGGTTTGGTACTTGtttactgaaaaaaataaaagaacacaaaaaagcATGGCTGAAGAATCACTCAGGTCGACTATCAACTTTTATCTGCATTACAAAGTCGAACGTTATCAAATAAATGGAGGAAAATGTACAATATTTGCCTCTCAATGGTAGTATGGTAGAAGTATACGTCAAAATGGTGACTTTCAAATGCTTAAATAAATGCACCTTCCACCATTGGTGATAGCTTTGCATCATTTATCACTTATCATTGAACTGACAAAGACTAACAACTACTTGTATAAATCCTGTGTACACACTGCTCTTATGTTAGCGTCTGTCTATTCACACTGTAAAGACCGTACCAGCTGTTCAGGCAAATCTTCCGTTAAGCCAATGTAATTAAGCAAGACTTAGCTGCAGAGTAATCCTCCACTTTGTTTATTTCAACTCTCTATCCGTCTCTCTTGAAGGTGAGTGTGAAACAACCAAACACTTCCCCTTTCTTACCGGTTCCTGGTAAAACTGTTGATTGCTTCCAGAAGGAGATGAAGCAATAGAAATAATTCCTTTTTTATTGGTTTGACATGTTTTTGATACATTTGATGTTATACTCTTTTTATGGTAATTAGAGACTACAGCTATCTACACGACCAAGTCATTTCCAACAAAGATTGTGATAAAAAACAAGACTATCTCTAAGATAAAATCATGACATTGAGAGCGGCCTACCTGCATTGAGGCATTTCTTCACAGAGTAAATGTGAGAATATGTCAACTTAACAAGGAGCGAGCAGTGTGTGTCGGTCCCTCTGTGAACCGTGGGTGAGCCTCCGTGTCCGACCTGTGCCCGTGTGAACAGCTGACACCTGACTAAGACGGAGACCATCTGCCGCCGGCGATGGTGGGCGGCTGCTTCCGAGTCCACAGCAGAACCCAGTTCTCAACAACCTTTATGCTGGGATGCTCGACTGTGCAGATGCTTTGTCGCCTTAGAGCTTTAAGTCATTCCATGTGGCACTTTTAAATGAAGGTTAAATTGTCCCCTGTGGTTTAAATGTTTCTGACCCAGCTACGTCGTTGGTAGTCTTTGCTTGTTAAACAACGTAGCAGAGATTTTAGTAGCGGCGTGTTAAGGTGGAATCCTCACAGAGCACCTCTCAGTAACTGTAAAACTGATTTAATCTACAAGTAACTATATGTTTATCAATTTCATCTAAATGTGTTAAACCCCTGGATTATTTTTACCAGCCAAAACTGTACTGAGTGCCAATGCGTTCAGGGTGGTTGTAGACCCACAGTTCAACCAGCAGATGTAGACAAATACTACATTTTAATGTGAAGTCTGAGGCCACGCTGTTTGCTGcctgaagaaggagaggagcgATGGATAGAATTGACTCACAAATTATCCAGAGATTTTGGAGGACCAATTTGCAGAGTTTCAATCTTAAAATAGTTTATTGTTTATGCACATTAAGAGTAGTGAAATGTCCTGGCATTTTTTCACATACTTGGCCAAGAAAGCCGATTCAGATACTCTGATGTCATACTATCAACTTAAAGTACGTAATGCAGTGGATACTTTAGAAAAGCTAGCTAATGGACCAATTACTCGTCAGCGGGGGTCGTTGGTTGGAGAGATATGTCAGTACGGTAGACAGTCCAGCGGGAGGGaatgggagagaaagagagagagagagagagagagagagagagagagagagagagagagagagagagagagagagagagagagagagatgggctgAACAACTCAAGGTTACACTGAAAGATGTCAGCACTGACTAACTGGCACACTGTGATGTACAGTCAGTTTCACTCACAGTTATCTGTCAGCTCAGCTGGTAGAGAAAGAGTGTCAATGGTTCAAGGGTTCTGTTTCCTTCTGTCAACCCTCAGAGGGCCGTTTTCTAAACATCAGTCACAACTAAGTCCAAACTGTACATAAGTTGTCagtgtgatgaaaaaaaaacatttgagcaGCATTCCTAACTTGGGAAGTGAGTCATATCTCATCAGAAATGTATCACAGATAGTGATGTAACACTGATGATGTTCAACTTTTTCCATCATCTTTTGGAAGATAAGCAGAATAATTGTTTAATCTGTGTATCCATAAACACCAGTAGAATCCGATTTAAGAATCTAACTCTCTTTAATGCTTTGCTTCTCCATACAAACATGTCAATCACGTTTCAATCAATTGAGAAGTTTAGTCACACTACTATAATCTTCCACAGTCTGAAGAAGGCTTTGATTGAGACTGACTATgagcaaaaatatataatacaacTGCGAAAGTACCGTAAGTACAGTTTTGATCATACTTTACCATCAAATTTGAAACTATTCCAATATATTCCACTACTTTACTAGCAGTAGTACCACAGTGTACAGTACTGATGTTAAGGTCCTTTACCTCGATAAAAGTTGTATACTTATGATTCATCGATTCATaagtaaaaaaactaaaatattatcaaaactgtgtgtgtcagtgtcctCCTTTAGTTTGAAGAACCCATAAATGCACTAACATGTGAGAAACAGCAGCTTTCATTGCAGATGCCACAAAGGATTTCTAACCTCTAGGGGGCAGAAGGATCCTAATCCATATGTCACAACATCGTGCTTTGAGGTgcctgaaaacatttaaaacaaaacgtGTTTTAGTTTTGTCATTAAAGGGGCATTTCAGCAATGCTATTTTACATTCACATAAAGTTGTGGGACCTGTGGGATTAATACAAGTTAAACATTACTGCAGAGTTTGAGATATGAATCTTTCAAACTCAAAACTCAAAGACTCTGCTTACTCTTTTTATTCAACTTCACAATTAACACGTGTTAGGTACCATTGTGAGATAAGTAATGAAACCAGGTTGGAAAGAAGAGTTTCAAGTCTGTATCATAGTTGAGTGTAGTCAGAAATAATGCACTTAACCAGATCTAAGAGGGACGCCACTATGCACTCTGACGTCACTGAAGTAGGGAGAAAAGTGGTCAGCAAAAACAAGATTTTATGGGGGTCTTCAGTGATATTTCCTAGATTTCCATTTGAATGTATCAAGGTTTTTTTGAAGCTTTTATTCCAACCTGTAGGCCTTTTGATAATCTGTGTCAAAATGTCCATGTTTCCAATACGCTGTGAACATGGCACTGTTTCGAtgcatatacatttttttttataaatctgtCTATTTACTGCATATAGACATTTTTATGTGTTGTACAATACAATAGAAGTATTAATAAAGTATTATGAACGAGTGCATGATCTTTGGTTTCAACTCTTTGTAAAGCAcgtgttaaaaaaatatttgtaagaaataatcattttttgGTGCCCGTTATCACTTTTAACATCCTGTTCCTGTATGATTGCTTCATTCAAATCTATCTGTAATATCAAAACTCTTGattcaaatgtttgattttgaatTAGAAATGCTGTTGTGTCCTTACATCATAATAGTTCAATTCCATACAGAATAGTAGCTAGATGCTTTTTGCTTGACAGACATATCACTGGCGGCATCTCATGCTCAATGCACAGAAAATAATCTCCAAGAATAGCTAACCACCCTAGATTGAAAAGTAGGACGTGTGGTGGTGTGATTCTACAAAGGATCATCCTCCTTCATTTTCTGCAAGGACTTCATTTCATAGTACGCATTGACAAATGGGATCTTCTATGCTGTTACCTTGGAAACAGGCATGTATCTGGTCCCTGTGTTGCGAAGCAGCTGCAAAATCTTTCTTTATGTGCATTGTGTCGACAGTAAAGCAGCACGGCTCCAACGGACACTGATGTGTAATTTCAGTTGCACTGCAGAGGGGATGCTCGGTGGTTACGAGCATAAAGCCTCAAACTGAATCTGTGAAATACATTTACCTGTTCATGTGCTGGTGGAGATTCAGAGGAGCCCCCAGCAGCACCCAAGGATTCAGCAGTGACCGTGCAGAAGTATAAATGGATTATACAACTGATGTAGTATCACTTCATCACCTTCGTCACTATCGTTGCCATCCCAGCAGAACTATGGagcgctcttcttcttctacgtgTTTGTGAGGCCTTGACGCTGATCTACTTCAAGATCAAGTTGTACAGTAATGTTAATGTTCTTTCTACATTATGGATGTTGTATAAAACACCTCCGTCCATCCAAtgaaaagaacacaaacaagcagtcgttatattaatatatgtttatttcttctccatttttattatcattatgtttcattttcataCTTGCAAATCTTACAGGTCCTTTGTGCATCGACCCATTATCACGGCACACATACATCGGCACAACAAGATTGTTCAGAAATAGATAAATTCTAATCACACTTTAATAGCACACAATTTCATAACTTTTGCAAGGACTAGGGAAAGACGTAACAATAACAAATTAGATCATTTTTTTCCTCTACTGAAATCAGAATTTGTTGTATAATGggccaaaaataaaacataatagtAACATGGACATTATGAATTCTCAAATAAACAAAgcataaataaaaaggaaatcaaacgATGAGATATAACCATAAGATGTGCAGCAGTCGAATAGAGCTCTGATGAATGTGATGAGTTTTGCCATTAAGGTGCCTTTGAAGCACAACACTTCccctaaaatgaaataaaataatctctatCTTTAAATAAGAAACTGCTgacaatataaaaatacatgGCATTGTACTGTAGTTCATTAAATAAACCAACAATTCATATAGAAAATATTATATTGACGTGTATAAAAATATGCCTTACAACTTTTTGAAAAGTGTAACAGCCGTAAGCTTTTTGTCTGCCACTTGAGAACACACAGTCGACCACAGAATTCCAACATATTTACAAACAATCAACTAATAAGCGGTCAGAATGCCattttgacaaataaaacaaagaagcaTTCAGGACAATATTTGTATGACTAATTTTTTTTCTGACTTGACATATATATAAGATACTGTAAGATTCAAGCAGTACTTGATGGAAACATGTTactcaaaaataaattaatagaaaagaaatgttttgtcAATTAGGTATGTTGATATCAGTGTATctttggagagagggagagaggacggTGAGGGAGACACATTGTTTTAAACCTTTTGTGTCACATCACCTGCGTAACAGTATTTCAGCCCACTGAGATCAGAACAAACACAGGCAGTGTCAGCTATCCTAAAGtcaaaagtcaaacaaaaatCTACCAGAAAGCCAGGACAATAGCCGGGGGAATATAGAGATCATTCGGAGTAACACCGCTTGGATCACTGAGGCAGTTCACGGAGCGTTAATGTGAGCATGCAGCATGTCACCAGACGACGCAGAGAACGCTGCTGCAACTGTTGAACATTCAGGCAGATGTTATTGTGGCTGCtgctggactgtgtgtgtgtgtgtgtgcgtgtgtgtgtgtgtctttcttctaGGGAGGACATGAACATCAACTTGTGTGTATTTTCCATAGGAAGTGGTTTATCCCTGCTACCTTCTGTGCAGGCAGTGTCTAGCATATGCTTAAGCCaccccctctccctgtgctcctgctcctccaccatcacctcctcctcctcctcctcctccacctcctcctcttcctccaggctCCGAGCAATAGAACAGACTCATCCCTCACTCCCCATCGCATGGTAAAGTGCCATCTTCGCTGGCACGTGAGGGCACGGGCGTGCCGAGTTCATCCACACACCAGCAGTGGCCACGCTGCATGCCCTTGGAGGAGCGGCACTGTGTGACATTAAAAGACAGAGGGGGAGAttttgaaaggaaaggagggcgGAGATTGAGTGGGGGAGTCGGATAGGtggtgagagaggaagaggaagaaaaggactTGTCATCATAGCGCAGTACTGATTCTCTGAGCTCCCAGCTGAGCGGCTCAGGGAGAGGGAAGTGTCAGTTATTCTCAGCCCCTATGGTCACAGGCAGATCTGTGGATGCACCGAACGGAAAGCTGCAGTGGAGTTGCagcaaagacacattttttccaCCACATAACAGCCAATAAAGTTCACATGTTTAATGACATTTCAGGTGATTGTACCTGCTTTTTCCTGTAGAAGCCACGAGTGTCA
It encodes:
- the LOC120829260 gene encoding transmembrane protein 198, producing the protein MALTSLYGTEEPGTGMVDVNICTLEINIKYEIISSLVCSVCLSFGLIFTFFGFRFFKMVMFISGFMFGATAVPLLHHSEPLLDARLRSETRAGISLAVGVLCGLMTTLVSTLGLLLSGLQLGGLLSLATLVVVGQLHGLGPAWAPLVAVALAASLFAALLSLRWQKLFTVIYTSVLGAGTVTLCVDYLVGTFTLPDQVYDLFCQVAPSPLCRFDWVIVGIWPLLGLAGVLVQRGFTAKGASHKDAAHKKYKRNIKNHRYRESRRRYHRRCRPPPLKRYAGDVLAPSYLQSLQERRMETGSSTSSGSTITHTLIDFDFETGSMVSLTAASPVYTV